One Synechococcus sp. JA-2-3B'a(2-13) genomic window carries:
- a CDS encoding GuaB3 family IMP dehydrogenase-related protein, whose product MDVQLGRNRQARRAYGLDEIALAPGRRTLDPSLVDTHFTLGGIQRQIPIIASAMDGVVDVRMAILLSELGAFGVLNLDGIQTRYADPDEVLAQIASVGKDEFVPLMQRLYSEPVKPDLIQERIRQIKAGGAIAAASSVPAHAAQYGPLVAEAGGDLFFVQATVVSVHHKVPEGMELLDLAQFCRSMSIPVVVGNCVTYDVALELMQAGAAGVLVGIGPGAACTSRGVLGVGVPQATAIADCAAAREQFLAETGAYVPVIADGGLVTGGDICKAIACGADAVMIGSPLARAYEAPGRGFHWGMATPSPILPRGTRIRVGSTGTLEEILRGPARLDDGTHNLLGALRTSMATLGAANLREMQQVEICIAPSLLTEGKVYQKAQSLGMGK is encoded by the coding sequence ATGGACGTGCAACTGGGCCGCAATCGGCAGGCAAGACGCGCTTACGGGCTGGATGAAATCGCGCTGGCCCCAGGCAGACGAACGCTGGATCCCAGCCTGGTGGATACCCACTTCACCCTGGGAGGGATCCAACGGCAAATCCCCATCATCGCCAGCGCTATGGACGGCGTGGTGGATGTGCGAATGGCCATTTTGCTCTCGGAGCTGGGGGCCTTCGGGGTGTTGAACCTGGATGGCATCCAAACCCGCTACGCCGATCCCGATGAGGTTTTGGCTCAGATCGCGTCGGTGGGCAAAGACGAGTTTGTGCCTCTGATGCAGCGCCTCTACAGCGAACCTGTAAAGCCGGATCTGATTCAAGAGCGCATCCGCCAAATCAAGGCCGGTGGCGCCATTGCAGCAGCCAGCAGTGTGCCCGCCCACGCCGCCCAATACGGCCCCCTGGTGGCTGAAGCCGGGGGGGATCTGTTTTTCGTCCAGGCCACGGTGGTTTCCGTTCACCACAAGGTTCCCGAAGGCATGGAACTGCTGGATCTGGCCCAATTTTGCCGGTCGATGTCCATTCCTGTTGTGGTGGGCAACTGCGTTACCTACGATGTCGCTCTGGAGCTGATGCAGGCCGGAGCTGCCGGTGTCTTGGTGGGGATCGGCCCTGGCGCTGCCTGTACTTCCCGAGGCGTGTTGGGGGTGGGAGTGCCGCAGGCTACAGCGATTGCCGACTGTGCCGCTGCACGGGAGCAGTTTTTGGCGGAAACCGGCGCCTATGTCCCTGTGATTGCCGATGGGGGATTGGTGACCGGTGGCGACATTTGCAAGGCCATCGCTTGTGGAGCCGATGCAGTGATGATCGGATCCCCCCTGGCCCGCGCCTATGAGGCCCCCGGTCGCGGCTTTCATTGGGGCATGGCTACCCCCAGCCCCATCTTGCCCCGCGGCACCCGCATCCGCGTGGGATCCACCGGCACCTTGGAAGAAATCTTGCGCGGCCCCGCCCGCCTGGACGACGGTACCCACAACCTCTTGGGCGCCCTGCGCACCAGCATGGCCACCTTGGGGGCTGCCAATCTTCGAGAAATGCAGCAGGTGGAGATCTGCATTGCCCCTTCCCTCCTGACCGAGGGCAAGGTGTACCAGAAGGCGCAGAGCTTGGGTATGGGGAAATAG
- a CDS encoding DUF429 domain-containing protein, producing the protein MAQLICIGLDLAWSPRNPSGLATLRVQLGDPGRQNLTGHLVDSRILQTDEEILDYIQAQAGEDPCLVAVDAPLRVPNLTGQRRAEAELNRVFRAYAAGAHPANRRLLEKNGQVRGEALVQALASYGFREQASIERGKLTRQVTEVFPHSALVSLFGLSRTLKYKARPRRTWPERQQAWQLYQHHLRSLAAADPALQGHEELLQVEVGSLKSRRLKNYEDQVDALMCAYIALYGFRWGSERCRSFGNLQEGHIFTPLPPRTSEAD; encoded by the coding sequence GTGGCTCAGTTGATTTGCATTGGCCTGGATCTGGCTTGGTCGCCCCGCAACCCTTCCGGTCTGGCCACGCTGCGAGTCCAGCTCGGGGATCCCGGCAGGCAGAACTTGACAGGCCATCTGGTCGATAGCCGCATTCTCCAAACGGATGAGGAGATCCTGGACTATATTCAAGCTCAGGCGGGCGAAGATCCCTGCTTGGTGGCGGTGGATGCGCCCTTGCGGGTTCCCAACCTCACAGGACAACGGCGGGCCGAGGCCGAACTGAACCGGGTGTTTCGCGCCTATGCAGCCGGGGCCCACCCGGCCAACCGCCGGCTTCTAGAAAAAAACGGCCAGGTGAGAGGGGAAGCCTTGGTGCAAGCCCTAGCCAGTTATGGCTTTCGGGAGCAGGCCAGCATCGAGCGAGGAAAACTTACCCGCCAAGTGACCGAGGTCTTCCCCCACAGCGCCTTGGTAAGCCTCTTTGGCCTCAGCCGCACTCTAAAATACAAGGCCCGCCCTCGACGCACCTGGCCGGAACGGCAACAAGCTTGGCAACTTTACCAGCATCATCTGCGCTCTCTGGCTGCCGCTGACCCGGCTCTCCAGGGCCACGAGGAGCTGCTTCAAGTGGAGGTGGGATCCCTCAAGAGCCGTCGGCTCAAAAACTACGAAGATCAAGTGGATGCCTTGATGTGTGCTTACATCGCCCTCTACGGGTTCCGCTGGGGATCCGAGCGCTGCCGCAGTTTCGGCAACCTGCAAGAAGGGCACATTTTCACGCCCTTGCCCCCTCGAACCTCTGAGGCTGATTGA
- the groL gene encoding chaperonin GroEL (60 kDa chaperone family; promotes refolding of misfolded polypeptides especially under stressful conditions; forms two stacked rings of heptamers to form a barrel-shaped 14mer; ends can be capped by GroES; misfolded proteins enter the barrel where they are refolded when GroES binds): MAKSIIFSEEARRALEHGMDILAEAVAVTLGPKGRNVVLEKKFGAPQIINDGVTIAKEIELEDHIENTGVSLIRQAASKTNDTAGDGTTTATVLAHAMVKEGLKNVAAGANPIALKRGIDKAVKFLVDKIAEHARPVEDSKAIAQVAAISAGNDEEVGRMIAEAMDKVGREGVISLEEGKSMTTELEVTEGMRFDKGYISPYFVTDTERMEAVLENPYILITDKKITLVQDLVPVLEQVARAGRPLLIIAEDIEKEALATLVVNKLRGVLSVVAVKAPGFGDRRKAMLEDIAILTGGEVISEERGLKLENARLDSFGTARRVTVTKDNTTIVAEGNEAAVKARCEQIRRQIEETDSTYDKEKLQERLAKLSGGVAVIKVGAATETEMKDRKLRLEDAINATKAAVEEGIVPGGGTTLAHLIPVVTEWAQANLSGDELVGANLVARALGAPLRRIAENAGQNGSIVLERVKDKPFNTGYDAQNDAFVDMFEAGIVDPAKVTRSALQNAASIAGMVLTTEAIVVDKPEPKTNTPASSGSGMSDYDY, translated from the coding sequence ATGGCCAAATCAATCATCTTCAGTGAAGAAGCCCGCCGCGCTCTAGAGCACGGCATGGATATTTTGGCAGAAGCCGTAGCCGTTACCCTGGGTCCCAAAGGGCGCAACGTCGTGCTGGAGAAGAAGTTTGGCGCCCCCCAAATCATCAACGACGGGGTAACCATTGCCAAAGAAATCGAGCTGGAAGACCATATTGAGAACACAGGCGTTTCCTTGATCCGGCAGGCGGCTTCCAAGACCAATGACACGGCTGGGGATGGCACCACCACGGCCACGGTCTTGGCTCACGCCATGGTGAAAGAAGGTCTGAAAAACGTGGCTGCCGGCGCCAACCCGATTGCCCTAAAGCGAGGGATCGACAAGGCGGTGAAGTTTTTGGTAGACAAAATCGCCGAACATGCCCGCCCGGTCGAAGATTCCAAAGCCATTGCCCAGGTGGCGGCCATTTCCGCCGGTAACGATGAAGAAGTGGGCCGTATGATTGCCGAGGCCATGGACAAGGTGGGCCGCGAAGGGGTGATCTCCCTGGAAGAAGGCAAGTCCATGACCACCGAGCTGGAAGTGACGGAAGGGATGCGCTTCGACAAGGGCTACATCTCCCCTTACTTCGTCACCGATACCGAGCGGATGGAAGCGGTTCTGGAAAACCCCTACATCCTCATCACCGATAAGAAGATCACCCTGGTGCAAGACCTGGTACCGGTTCTGGAGCAGGTGGCCCGCGCCGGTCGTCCTCTGCTGATCATCGCCGAAGACATCGAGAAAGAAGCGCTGGCTACCCTGGTGGTGAACAAGCTGCGGGGTGTGCTGAGCGTGGTAGCGGTAAAAGCCCCTGGCTTCGGGGATCGCCGCAAGGCCATGCTGGAAGACATCGCCATCCTGACCGGCGGTGAGGTGATCAGCGAAGAGCGAGGCCTGAAGCTGGAGAACGCTCGCCTCGATTCCTTCGGCACTGCCCGTCGCGTCACGGTGACCAAGGACAACACCACCATCGTGGCGGAAGGCAACGAAGCGGCTGTGAAAGCCCGTTGCGAGCAAATTCGTCGCCAAATTGAGGAAACCGACTCCACCTACGACAAAGAAAAACTGCAAGAGCGCCTGGCCAAGCTCTCCGGCGGTGTGGCAGTGATCAAAGTGGGCGCGGCCACTGAAACCGAGATGAAAGACCGCAAGTTGCGCCTGGAAGATGCCATCAACGCCACCAAAGCGGCGGTAGAAGAAGGGATCGTTCCCGGCGGCGGTACCACCTTGGCACACCTGATCCCAGTGGTAACCGAGTGGGCGCAAGCCAACCTGTCCGGCGATGAACTGGTGGGGGCCAACCTGGTCGCCCGCGCTCTGGGCGCTCCGCTGCGCCGCATTGCTGAGAACGCCGGCCAAAACGGCTCCATTGTGCTGGAGCGGGTGAAAGATAAGCCCTTCAACACCGGCTACGATGCCCAGAACGACGCCTTCGTGGATATGTTCGAGGCGGGCATTGTAGACCCGGCCAAGGTTACCCGTTCTGCCCTGCAAAACGCCGCTTCCATTGCGGGGATGGTGCTGACCACTGAAGCGATCGTGGTGGACAAGCCCGAGCCCAAAACCAACACGCCGGCAAGCAGCGGCAGCGGCATGAGTGACTACGACTACTAA
- the groES gene encoding co-chaperone GroES, translating to MAAVALNVSTLKPLGDRVLVKIAQQDEKTAGGIFLPDTAKEKPQVGEVVAVGPGKRNDEGKLIPMELKAGDKVLYSKYAGTEVKLGSDEYVLLAERDILAIVQ from the coding sequence ATGGCTGCAGTAGCTCTTAACGTCTCTACCCTGAAGCCGCTGGGCGACCGCGTGCTGGTCAAAATCGCTCAGCAAGATGAGAAAACCGCAGGTGGGATCTTCTTGCCGGACACTGCCAAGGAAAAGCCCCAGGTGGGGGAAGTGGTTGCTGTTGGCCCTGGCAAGCGCAACGACGAGGGCAAGCTGATCCCGATGGAACTGAAAGCCGGCGACAAAGTGCTCTACTCCAAGTATGCCGGAACCGAAGTCAAGCTGGGCAGCGATGAATATGTGCTGTTGGCCGAGCGGGACATTCTCGCCATTGTTCAGTAA
- a CDS encoding PhzF family phenazine biosynthesis protein: MGSWPELGWVEKVWIPLFQVDAFTAVPFAGNPAAVCLLPQELPQALMQAIAAENNLSETAFLLPQGSQGEVPHYGLRWFTPTTEVDLCGHATLAGAHVLFTEVHPEAERVAFSTRSGLLQVRRQGDRLAMDFPARSPEPWPEAKEQVAAALGIPPVELYRGDMGVAVLASAEQVQQVQPDLAQVQALPVPGLIVTASGAALGNGPDFVCRVFAPRLGIPEDPVTGSAQCLLMPYWAKRLGRSELQAHQLSSRGGELWCRDLGSRVEIAGQAVQVIRGELRLPWNPTEQKTPRICFRGAG, from the coding sequence GTGGGATCATGGCCTGAGTTGGGCTGGGTTGAGAAGGTGTGGATCCCGTTGTTTCAGGTGGATGCGTTTACGGCAGTGCCTTTTGCAGGTAACCCCGCGGCGGTGTGTTTGCTGCCTCAGGAGCTGCCGCAGGCGCTGATGCAGGCCATTGCCGCAGAGAACAATTTGTCGGAGACGGCTTTTTTACTGCCTCAGGGATCCCAGGGCGAGGTTCCCCACTATGGGCTGCGCTGGTTTACGCCGACGACGGAGGTGGATCTCTGTGGCCACGCCACCTTGGCTGGTGCCCATGTGCTGTTCACCGAGGTGCATCCTGAGGCGGAGAGGGTAGCCTTTTCCACCCGCAGTGGCCTGTTGCAGGTGCGGCGGCAGGGGGATCGCCTGGCCATGGATTTTCCTGCTCGCAGTCCGGAACCTTGGCCAGAAGCCAAAGAGCAAGTAGCAGCAGCTTTAGGAATCCCACCTGTGGAGCTATACCGGGGGGACATGGGGGTAGCGGTGCTGGCTTCGGCGGAACAAGTGCAGCAGGTGCAACCGGATCTGGCCCAGGTTCAAGCACTCCCCGTTCCGGGGTTGATCGTCACAGCCTCTGGGGCGGCTCTGGGGAATGGGCCGGATTTCGTCTGCCGCGTTTTCGCTCCTCGGCTGGGGATCCCGGAGGATCCGGTGACGGGATCCGCCCAGTGTCTTTTGATGCCCTATTGGGCCAAACGCCTGGGTCGCTCTGAGTTACAGGCCCACCAGCTATCCAGCCGCGGCGGGGAGCTCTGGTGTCGCGATCTCGGCTCTCGCGTGGAGATTGCCGGGCAGGCTGTGCAGGTGATCAGAGGAGAGCTGAGGCTACCTTGGAACCCTACCGAACAAAAAACACCCCGGATATGCTTCCGAGGTGCAGGCTAG